One window from the genome of Salvia miltiorrhiza cultivar Shanhuang (shh) chromosome 7, IMPLAD_Smil_shh, whole genome shotgun sequence encodes:
- the LOC130995771 gene encoding HVA22-like protein a isoform X1, whose protein sequence is MGSGDNLFTVVAKNIDVLAMPLVSLVYPLYCSVKAIETKSRTDDQQWLTYWVLYSLITLFELTFAKLIEWFPIWSYAKLAGVCWLVLPHFNGAAYVYENFIRPFYKNPQIKMWYVPRKKDVFSKPDDVLSAAEKYIQENGPEAFERLIARVISIIHSTFNWFHLRELIMSRFLRLCRLTERQGPGEAATPSSMMIMSINS, encoded by the exons ATGGGCTCTGGAGACAATCTCTTCACTGTTGTGGCAAAGAACATTGATGTTCTTGCTAT GCCTCTGGTTTCTCTTGTTTATCCTCT GTATTGTTCAGTGAAGGCCATCGAGACAAAATCACGCACAGATGATCAGCAATGGCTGACATATTGGGTCCTCTACTCTCTCATCACCTTGTTCGAGCTCACATTCGCCAAACTTATCGAGTG GTTTCCCATTTGGTCTTACGCGAAGCTGGCGGGTGTGTGCTGGCTGGTGCTGCCGCACTTCAACGGCGCCGCCTACGTCTACGAGAATTTCATCAGACCTTTCTACAAAAATCCGCAGATTAAAATGTGGTACGTCCCCAGAAAAAAAGATGTTTTTAGCAAGCCCGATGATGTTTTGTCTGCTGCTGAAAAATATATTCAAGAAAATGGACCTGAGGCTTTTGAAAGGCTCATTGCCAGGGTAATTTCCATCATACATTCTACTTTTAATTGGTTTCATTTACGTGAATTAATAATGAGTAGGTTTTTGAGATTATGTAGGCTGACAGAGAGGCAAGGACCAGGAGAAGCAGCTACTCCATCTTCCATGATGATTATGAGTATTAATTCATGA
- the LOC130995771 gene encoding HVA22-like protein a isoform X2: MGSGDNLFTVVAKNIDVLAMPLVSLVYPLYCSVKAIETKSRTDDQQWLTYWVLYSLITLFELTFAKLIEWFPIWSYAKLAGVCWLVLPHFNGAAYVYENFIRPFYKNPQIKMWYVPRKKDVFSKPDDVLSAAEKYIQENGPEAFERLIARADREARTRRSSYSIFHDDYEY; the protein is encoded by the exons ATGGGCTCTGGAGACAATCTCTTCACTGTTGTGGCAAAGAACATTGATGTTCTTGCTAT GCCTCTGGTTTCTCTTGTTTATCCTCT GTATTGTTCAGTGAAGGCCATCGAGACAAAATCACGCACAGATGATCAGCAATGGCTGACATATTGGGTCCTCTACTCTCTCATCACCTTGTTCGAGCTCACATTCGCCAAACTTATCGAGTG GTTTCCCATTTGGTCTTACGCGAAGCTGGCGGGTGTGTGCTGGCTGGTGCTGCCGCACTTCAACGGCGCCGCCTACGTCTACGAGAATTTCATCAGACCTTTCTACAAAAATCCGCAGATTAAAATGTGGTACGTCCCCAGAAAAAAAGATGTTTTTAGCAAGCCCGATGATGTTTTGTCTGCTGCTGAAAAATATATTCAAGAAAATGGACCTGAGGCTTTTGAAAGGCTCATTGCCAGG GCTGACAGAGAGGCAAGGACCAGGAGAAGCAGCTACTCCATCTTCCATGATGATTATGAGTATTAA
- the LOC130995772 gene encoding transcription factor TCP15-like, which produces MMNGGNGNPMQKPNFPLQLLEKRDDYDSDKIKPPPKRASTKDRHTKVDGRGRRIRMPATCAARVFQLTKELGHKSDGETIEWLLQQAEPSVIAATGTGTIPANFTSLNISVRSSGSTFSVPSHLSLSNTAYFGDSPQRRVFFHGGGLSENAMTFLTKQESEPTATAGRKRPPEDDLRAALQNQMGNYMMQSSSGSIPASQSQPFLATPNSGSGESLWPIANSGMYRGSSAAPTGGLHFMNFPTAMSHAGGGEGHLGMLAALNAFRYTPGGGGAEAQGNGYDAAGDDRHIASSSHT; this is translated from the coding sequence ATGATGAATGGCGGCAACGGAAACCCTATGCAAAAACCTAATTTTCCTTTACAGCTCTTAGAGAAAAGAGACGACTATGATTCCGACAAGATTAAGCCTCCGCCCAAGCGAGCCTCCACCAAGGACCGCCACACCAAGGTGGACGGCCGCGGCCGTCGTATCCGGATGCCCGCCACCTGCGCAGCTAGGGTTTTCCAGCTCACCAAGGAATTAGGCCATAAATCCGACGGCGAAACCATCGAGTGGCTGCTGCAGCAGGCCGAGCCCTCCGTCATCGCCGCCACCGGCACCGGCACCATCCCCGCCAATTTCACCTCGCTTAATATCTCCGTCAGAAGCTCCGGCTCCACCTTCTCCGTTCCCTCGCATTTGAGCCTCAGCAACACCGCCTATTTTGGGGATTCTCCGCAACGGAGGGTTTTCTTTCACGGCGGTGGCTTGTCTGAGAATGCCATGACCTTTCTAACTAAGCAGGAATCGGAGCCCACCGCCACCGCGGGGCGGAAGCGCCCGCCGGAGGACGATCTCAGGGCGGCGCTCCAAAATCAGATGGGGAATTATATGATGCAGTCGAGCTCAGGGTCTATTCCGGCGAGCCAGAGTCAGCCTTTTCTCGCTACGCCCAATTCAGGCAGTGGTGAGTCTCTGTGGCCGATCGCCAACTCTGGCATGTACAGAGGGAGCTCGGCGGCGCCCACCGGTGGACTGCATTTTATGAATTTTCCGACGGCCATGTCGCATGCTGGAGGTGGTGAAGGCCATTTAGGCATGCTGGCGGCGCTTAATGCCTTTAGGTATACGCCTGGCGGCGGAGGAGCGGAGGCTCAGGGAAACGGGTACGACGCCGCCGGCGATGACCGCCATATTGCAAGCAGTAGTCACACCTGA